From the Lysobacter sp. FW306-1B-D06B genome, one window contains:
- a CDS encoding DUF6289 family protein: MRRFRIFALAAVMGLMSFTAGASWQGTWLYYDDEGALVGSWTAGCRELDGRWGVATENKVFVQGCRASS; the protein is encoded by the coding sequence ATGCGTCGTTTCAGGATCTTCGCCCTGGCCGCCGTGATGGGCCTGATGTCGTTCACCGCCGGCGCGAGCTGGCAGGGCACGTGGCTGTACTACGACGACGAAGGCGCCCTCGTCGGTTCGTGGACCGCGGGCTGCCGCGAACTGGACGGTCGCTGGGGCGTGGCGACCGAGAACAAGGTGTTCGTGCAGGGTTGCCGCGCGTCGAGTTGA
- a CDS encoding N-acetylmuramoyl-L-alanine amidase, with protein MSPAPPAPPIALEPLPYEDRLDARPRAQIDLVVIHCTELPDLTMARRFGEEVLYEGSLTGNSGHYYIDRDGSLHRYVAPERVAHHVRGHNPRSIGIELVNRGRYPDWLAASHQAMDEAYTAAQIEALIALLRWLESELPSLRFIAGHEDLDTTQVPATDDPDVLVPRKRDPGPMFPWDRVMAGVGLQRLV; from the coding sequence ATGTCGCCCGCCCCTCCGGCTCCGCCCATCGCCCTGGAACCGCTGCCCTACGAGGACCGCCTCGACGCGCGGCCGCGTGCGCAGATCGACCTCGTCGTCATCCACTGCACGGAGCTTCCGGACCTGACGATGGCGCGGCGCTTCGGCGAGGAAGTGCTGTACGAAGGTTCGCTGACCGGCAACAGCGGCCACTACTACATCGACCGCGACGGCAGCCTGCACCGGTACGTCGCGCCGGAGCGCGTGGCGCACCACGTGCGTGGCCACAATCCGCGCTCGATCGGCATCGAACTGGTGAACCGCGGCCGCTATCCCGACTGGCTGGCGGCCTCGCACCAGGCGATGGACGAGGCGTACACGGCGGCGCAGATCGAGGCACTGATCGCGCTGCTGCGCTGGCTGGAATCGGAACTGCCGTCGCTGCGCTTCATCGCCGGCCACGAGGACCTGGACACCACGCAAGTGCCGGCGACGGACGACCCGGACGTGCTCGTGCCGCGCAAGCGCGATCCGGGGCCGATGTTTCCGTGGGATCGCGTGATGGCGGGCGTGGGGTTGCAGCGGCTGGTGTAA
- a CDS encoding PadR family transcriptional regulator: MSDLDTQLRKFQKELSAGTVSLALLAVLGSTGEPLYGYQIAKQLERIGGGVLAGKQSALYPVLRNLEGAGLLDSHIEPSISGPPRRYYRITEAGRTVLHEWAAAWRATRDSVDSVLEGLLP, translated from the coding sequence ATGAGCGATCTCGACACCCAGCTGCGGAAATTCCAGAAGGAGCTCAGCGCCGGCACTGTCTCGCTGGCCCTGCTGGCCGTGCTGGGATCGACCGGGGAGCCGCTGTACGGCTACCAGATCGCCAAGCAGCTGGAGCGCATCGGCGGCGGTGTGCTGGCCGGCAAGCAGAGTGCGCTGTACCCGGTGCTGCGCAACCTCGAAGGGGCGGGGTTGCTGGACAGCCATATCGAGCCGTCGATTTCCGGCCCGCCCCGACGCTATTACCGCATCACCGAGGCCGGTCGCACGGTGCTGCACGAATGGGCCGCCGCCTGGCGTGCGACCCGAGATTCCGTCGATTCCGTCCTGGAAGGACTGCTGCCATGA
- the rlmKL gene encoding bifunctional 23S rRNA (guanine(2069)-N(7))-methyltransferase RlmK/23S rRNA (guanine(2445)-N(2))-methyltransferase RlmL has translation MKFFASCGKGLEYLLADELAALGCTRATAAMAGVNVEGTLHDAQRAVLWSRLASRVLWPIAEFDCPDEHALYAGVAAIDWTAHLAQGDTLAVDAHVSGEAITHARYAAQRVKDAVVDVMRGKTGTRPDVDVESPDLRLSLVLRKGRAIVSIDLSGGPMHRRGWRTKQGEAPLKENLAAAVLMRGHWTKVYAEGGALLDPMCGSGTLLIEGALMAADVAPGLQRHGNELPTRWRGLDAAAWHALVDDARKREASGMNALRPAFFGRDTDPHAIRAAQDNAVLAGLAGLIEFKVGDIRSLDAPVHPSTAHDADGDGEPRAGDGQQGLVVCNPPYDARLHADPALYRALGDALKRAVPQWRASLLCGDAELAFATGLRASKKYQLFNGAIECTLIVCDPVAPVQRRRTDEAGVEVAPTLSEGAQMVANRLRKNLRKLKHWRESEGITCYRAYDADIPEYAAAIDLYTTDEATPRTFAHVQEYAAPAEIPENVQRRRLNELLAAVREVFAVPRENVALKTRSRGKGGSKYGQMDSRGEFVPVREGRARLLVNLFDYLDTGLFLDHRPMRLHIADEAQDVRFLNLFGYTGAATVQAAVGGARLTTTVDLSATYLEWCADNLRENNMGGTRHRLVQADALSWLEADTQQYDMIFCDPPTFSNSKRAQDFDVQAQHVRLLRAAVARLADGGVLYFSNNFRRFRLDETALAEFAHVEDISARTIPPDFERDARIHRCWRITRRA, from the coding sequence ATGAAATTCTTCGCCAGCTGCGGCAAAGGCCTCGAATACCTGCTCGCCGACGAGCTGGCCGCATTGGGCTGCACGCGCGCGACGGCCGCCATGGCCGGCGTCAACGTCGAAGGCACGCTGCACGATGCGCAGCGCGCCGTGCTGTGGTCGCGCCTGGCCAGCCGCGTGCTGTGGCCCATCGCCGAATTCGATTGCCCCGACGAACACGCGCTGTACGCCGGTGTCGCCGCGATCGACTGGACGGCGCACCTCGCGCAGGGCGACACGCTCGCCGTGGACGCGCACGTGTCCGGCGAGGCGATCACGCACGCGCGCTACGCCGCGCAACGCGTGAAGGACGCGGTCGTCGACGTGATGCGCGGCAAGACCGGTACGCGCCCGGACGTCGATGTCGAATCGCCGGACCTGCGCTTGAGCCTGGTGCTGCGAAAGGGCCGCGCGATCGTTTCGATCGACCTGTCGGGCGGCCCGATGCACCGCCGCGGCTGGCGCACCAAGCAGGGCGAGGCGCCGTTGAAGGAAAACCTCGCCGCGGCCGTGCTGATGCGCGGGCACTGGACGAAGGTGTACGCCGAAGGCGGCGCGCTGCTCGATCCGATGTGCGGCAGCGGCACGCTGTTGATCGAAGGCGCATTGATGGCCGCCGACGTCGCGCCGGGCCTGCAGCGCCACGGCAACGAACTGCCCACGCGCTGGCGCGGCCTGGATGCGGCGGCGTGGCATGCGCTCGTCGACGATGCGCGCAAGCGCGAAGCGTCCGGCATGAACGCGCTGCGCCCGGCGTTCTTCGGTCGCGATACCGACCCGCACGCGATCCGCGCCGCGCAGGACAACGCCGTGCTGGCCGGGCTGGCGGGATTGATCGAGTTCAAGGTGGGGGACATCCGCTCGCTCGACGCGCCGGTCCATCCTTCCACAGCGCACGATGCGGACGGCGATGGCGAACCGCGCGCCGGTGACGGACAGCAGGGCCTGGTCGTCTGCAACCCGCCGTATGACGCGCGCCTGCATGCCGACCCCGCGCTGTACCGCGCGCTCGGCGATGCGCTCAAGCGCGCCGTGCCGCAGTGGCGGGCCAGCCTGCTGTGCGGCGACGCCGAACTCGCGTTCGCGACGGGCTTGCGCGCGTCGAAGAAGTACCAGCTGTTCAACGGCGCGATCGAATGCACGCTGATCGTCTGCGATCCGGTCGCACCGGTGCAGCGCCGCCGCACCGACGAAGCCGGCGTCGAAGTGGCGCCGACGCTGTCGGAAGGCGCGCAGATGGTCGCCAACCGCCTGCGCAAGAACCTGCGCAAGCTCAAGCACTGGCGCGAGAGCGAAGGCATCACCTGTTATCGCGCCTACGACGCGGACATTCCCGAGTACGCCGCGGCCATCGACCTGTACACCACCGACGAAGCCACGCCGCGCACCTTCGCGCACGTGCAGGAATACGCCGCGCCTGCGGAGATCCCCGAGAACGTGCAGCGTCGCCGGCTCAACGAACTGCTTGCCGCCGTGCGCGAGGTCTTCGCGGTGCCGCGCGAGAACGTGGCGTTGAAGACGCGCTCCCGCGGCAAGGGCGGCAGCAAGTACGGGCAGATGGATTCGCGCGGCGAGTTCGTGCCCGTGCGCGAAGGCCGCGCGCGGTTGCTGGTGAACCTGTTCGACTACCTCGACACGGGCCTGTTCCTGGACCATCGCCCGATGCGCCTGCACATCGCCGATGAAGCGCAGGACGTGCGCTTCCTCAACCTGTTCGGCTACACGGGCGCGGCGACCGTGCAGGCCGCCGTCGGCGGCGCACGCCTGACGACCACCGTGGATCTGTCCGCGACGTACCTGGAGTGGTGCGCCGACAACCTGCGCGAGAACAACATGGGCGGCACGCGCCATCGCCTCGTGCAGGCCGATGCGCTGAGCTGGCTGGAAGCCGACACGCAGCAGTACGACATGATCTTCTGCGACCCGCCGACGTTCTCCAATTCCAAGCGTGCGCAGGATTTCGACGTGCAGGCGCAGCACGTGCGCCTGCTGCGCGCGGCGGTGGCGCGACTGGCCGACGGCGGCGTGCTGTATTTCTCCAACAACTTCCGGCGCTTCCGCCTGGATGAAACGGCCCTCGCCGAGTTTGCGCACGTCGAGGACATTTCCGCGCGCACGATTCCGCCGGACTTCGAGCGCGACGCGCGCATTCACCGCTGCTGGCGGATCACGCGCCGCGCCTGA
- the phaZ gene encoding polyhydroxyalkanoate depolymerase, with product MLYQMHELGRAWMAPMTYWAEACAKMFGQQNGGWLSSMPGAAQAAAGYELLYRIGKDYEKPEFGIHSIDIDGTVYPVIEREMLRKPFCRLLRFKRYADDAGNLRDLKDDPPVLVVAPLSGHHATLLRDTVRTLLRDHKVYITDWVDARMVPTGEGAFSLDDYVDYVQEFIRHIGAESLHVISVCQPTVPVLGAISLMAARGEATPRSMVMMGGPIDTRENPTKVNDLATHKPLSWFQDNLIHHVPPNYPGHGRAVYPGFLQHSGFVAMNPERHFQSHWDFYTDLVKGDLDDAAAHRRFYDEYNAVLDMPAEYYLQTVRIVFQEHLLPRGLWDVRGERVEPAKIHDTALLTIEGELDDISGQGQTRAAHTLCTGIAQENREHLTVQGAGHYGIFSGRRWRTQVYPQVRDFIARHAERGVSTPA from the coding sequence ATGCTCTATCAGATGCACGAGTTGGGCCGCGCCTGGATGGCCCCGATGACGTACTGGGCCGAAGCCTGCGCCAAGATGTTCGGCCAGCAGAACGGCGGCTGGCTGTCGTCCATGCCCGGCGCCGCGCAGGCCGCGGCCGGTTACGAACTGCTGTACCGGATCGGCAAGGACTACGAAAAGCCCGAGTTCGGCATCCACTCCATCGACATCGACGGCACCGTCTACCCGGTGATCGAGCGCGAGATGCTGCGCAAGCCGTTCTGCCGGCTGCTGCGCTTCAAGCGTTACGCCGACGACGCCGGCAACCTGCGCGACCTCAAGGACGATCCGCCGGTGCTGGTCGTCGCCCCGCTCTCGGGCCACCACGCCACGCTGCTGCGCGACACCGTGCGCACGCTGCTGCGCGACCACAAGGTCTACATCACCGACTGGGTCGACGCGCGCATGGTGCCTACGGGCGAAGGCGCGTTCTCGCTCGACGATTACGTCGACTACGTGCAGGAGTTCATCCGCCACATCGGCGCGGAATCGCTGCACGTGATCAGCGTGTGCCAGCCGACCGTGCCGGTGCTCGGTGCGATCTCGCTGATGGCCGCGCGCGGCGAAGCGACGCCGCGTTCGATGGTGATGATGGGCGGCCCGATCGACACGCGCGAGAACCCGACCAAGGTCAACGATCTCGCCACGCACAAGCCGCTGTCGTGGTTCCAGGACAATCTGATCCACCACGTCCCGCCGAACTACCCCGGCCACGGGCGCGCGGTGTACCCGGGCTTCCTCCAGCACAGCGGTTTCGTCGCGATGAATCCCGAGCGGCACTTCCAGTCGCACTGGGATTTCTACACGGATCTGGTGAAGGGCGACCTGGACGACGCCGCCGCACACCGCCGCTTCTACGACGAATACAACGCCGTTCTCGACATGCCGGCCGAGTACTACCTGCAGACCGTGCGCATCGTGTTCCAGGAGCACCTGCTGCCGCGCGGATTGTGGGACGTGCGCGGCGAGCGCGTGGAGCCGGCGAAGATCCACGACACCGCGCTGCTCACCATCGAAGGCGAACTGGACGACATTTCCGGCCAGGGCCAGACGCGCGCCGCGCACACGCTGTGCACCGGCATCGCGCAGGAGAACCGCGAGCACCTGACCGTGCAGGGCGCCGGCCACTACGGCATCTTCAGCGGCCGCCGCTGGCGCACGCAGGTGTATCCGCAGGTGCGCGATTTCATCGCCCGCCATGCTGAACGAGGCGTTTCGACTCCGGCTTGA
- a CDS encoding CopD family protein — MAYFWTKTAHLVFVMAWMGGVFYLPRILVNIAEAGNEPAVRARLVLMGRRLYRFGHMMFGLAFVFGLVLWLYFKVSGGWLHAKLALVVLMLVHYTLAGRWLKGVDAGRALPSSTALRWFNEVPVLLLVAIVFLVLAKPF; from the coding sequence ATGGCCTACTTCTGGACCAAGACCGCTCATCTGGTGTTCGTCATGGCGTGGATGGGCGGCGTGTTCTACCTGCCGCGGATCCTGGTGAACATCGCCGAGGCCGGCAATGAACCGGCAGTGCGCGCGCGCCTGGTGCTGATGGGCCGCCGGCTGTATCGCTTCGGGCACATGATGTTCGGCCTCGCCTTCGTGTTCGGGCTGGTGCTGTGGCTGTACTTCAAGGTCAGCGGCGGTTGGCTGCACGCGAAGCTGGCGCTGGTGGTGCTGATGCTCGTGCACTACACGCTGGCAGGGCGCTGGCTCAAGGGCGTGGACGCCGGGCGCGCGCTGCCTTCGTCGACGGCGCTGCGCTGGTTCAACGAAGTGCCGGTGCTGTTGCTGGTGGCGATCGTGTTCCTGGTGTTGGCCAAGCCGTTCTGA
- a CDS encoding endonuclease/exonuclease/phosphatase family protein, whose amino-acid sequence MARFPLLLVAPLALLLAACTQVNVKGDPDAWMRSMSDDATLRVATYNTSLYEDDTGGLIRRLEGADAGARKIASVLQRVRPDVVLLNEFDYDTDGRAADLFQRHYLEVAQPGGGDPLRYPYRYLAPVNTGVPSGLDLDRNGSAGGEGRNRGNDAWGYGLHPGQYGMLVLSKFPIDAEQVRTFQLLKWSALPGARQPKDPKTGEPWYPANVWSQLRLSSKSHWDVPVRTPSGTLHFLVSHPTPPVFDGPEDRNGARNADELRLWSEYLSPGDKPWLCDDRGRCGGLPEGARFVIAGDLNNDPVDGDGRHEAIVELLEHPRVLRYATPRSEGAAEVTAKYAASGIVHRGAPAHATGDFGPKAGTMRLDYVLPSVGFALKDSGVFWPASSSPEAAIADGSDHHLVWVDLDVPAP is encoded by the coding sequence ATGGCCCGATTCCCTCTCCTTCTTGTTGCGCCGCTGGCGCTGCTTCTCGCCGCCTGCACGCAGGTCAACGTCAAGGGCGATCCCGACGCCTGGATGCGCTCGATGAGCGACGACGCGACGCTGCGCGTGGCGACCTACAACACCTCGCTGTACGAGGACGACACGGGCGGTCTGATCCGCCGCCTCGAAGGCGCCGACGCCGGCGCGCGCAAGATCGCCTCGGTCCTGCAGCGCGTGCGTCCGGACGTGGTGCTGCTCAACGAATTCGACTACGACACCGACGGCCGCGCGGCCGACCTGTTCCAGCGTCACTACCTCGAAGTCGCGCAGCCCGGCGGCGGCGATCCGCTGCGCTATCCCTACCGCTACCTCGCGCCCGTGAACACCGGCGTGCCCAGCGGACTGGACCTGGACCGCAACGGCAGCGCGGGCGGTGAAGGCCGCAATCGCGGCAACGACGCTTGGGGCTACGGCCTTCACCCGGGCCAGTACGGGATGCTGGTGCTGTCGAAGTTCCCGATCGATGCCGAACAGGTGCGCACGTTCCAGTTGCTGAAGTGGAGCGCCCTGCCCGGCGCGCGCCAGCCGAAGGACCCGAAGACGGGCGAGCCGTGGTACCCGGCGAACGTCTGGTCGCAATTGCGGCTGTCGTCCAAGTCGCACTGGGACGTGCCGGTGCGCACGCCATCGGGCACGCTGCACTTCCTCGTCTCGCATCCGACGCCGCCGGTGTTCGACGGTCCCGAGGATCGCAACGGCGCGCGCAATGCGGACGAGCTGCGTTTGTGGAGCGAATACCTCTCGCCCGGCGACAAGCCCTGGCTGTGCGACGACCGCGGCCGCTGCGGCGGACTGCCTGAAGGTGCGCGCTTCGTGATCGCGGGCGATCTCAACAACGATCCCGTCGACGGCGACGGTCGCCACGAAGCCATCGTCGAACTGCTCGAACACCCGCGCGTGCTGCGTTACGCCACCCCGCGCAGCGAAGGCGCGGCGGAGGTGACGGCGAAGTACGCGGCCTCCGGCATCGTGCATCGCGGCGCGCCCGCGCACGCGACCGGCGACTTCGGCCCGAAGGCGGGCACGATGCGATTGGATTACGTGCTGCCGTCGGTGGGTTTTGCACTCAAGGACAGCGGCGTGTTCTGGCCGGCATCGTCATCGCCGGAGGCGGCGATCGCGGACGGCAGCGATCACCATCTGGTGTGGGTGGATCTGGACGTGCCGGCGCCGTGA
- a CDS encoding zf-TFIIB domain-containing protein yields the protein MDCPVCRDVKLAMTDRQGIEIDYCPQCRGVWLDRGELDKLIERASDDSAPRASSRPAAPPPPPTHDPRAYGHGDQYKSDHYKYKKKKNLLGELFDF from the coding sequence ATGGACTGTCCCGTCTGCCGTGACGTGAAACTGGCGATGACCGATCGCCAGGGCATCGAGATCGACTACTGCCCGCAGTGCCGCGGCGTCTGGCTCGACCGCGGCGAACTCGACAAGCTGATCGAGCGCGCATCGGACGACAGCGCGCCGCGCGCGTCGTCACGTCCCGCCGCCCCGCCGCCCCCGCCGACGCACGACCCGCGCGCGTACGGCCATGGCGATCAGTACAAGTCCGATCACTACAAGTACAAGAAGAAAAAGAACCTGCTGGGGGAGCTGTTCGATTTCTGA
- a CDS encoding MOSC domain-containing protein has product MKLPPADSELGKLMAMLPRAGQVEWIGLRRERDVPMVEVDQVQAQTGAGLAGDRYTGGSGKRGITLIQAEHLPVIAALAGHDAVQPATLRRNLVVSGLPLVALKGRRFRIGEVVLEGTDSCDPCSRMEAALGPGGFNAMRGHGGLCARILEGGIIRRGDTVVALTDIDTNA; this is encoded by the coding sequence ATGAAGCTCCCGCCCGCCGACTCCGAGCTCGGCAAACTGATGGCCATGCTCCCGCGCGCCGGCCAGGTCGAATGGATCGGCCTGCGTCGCGAGCGCGACGTGCCCATGGTCGAGGTCGACCAGGTCCAGGCGCAAACCGGCGCCGGCCTGGCGGGCGACCGTTACACGGGCGGCAGCGGCAAGCGCGGCATCACCCTGATCCAGGCCGAACACCTGCCGGTGATCGCCGCACTCGCAGGCCACGACGCCGTGCAGCCGGCCACGCTGCGCCGCAACCTCGTCGTCTCCGGGCTGCCGCTGGTGGCGCTGAAGGGTCGGCGGTTCCGCATCGGCGAGGTCGTGCTGGAAGGCACCGACAGCTGCGATCCGTGCTCGCGCATGGAAGCCGCGCTCGGGCCCGGCGGTTTCAACGCGATGCGCGGCCACGGCGGCCTGTGCGCTCGCATCCTCGAAGGCGGAATCATCCGCCGCGGCGACACGGTCGTCGCCCTCACGGACATCGACACCAACGCATGA
- a CDS encoding sensor domain-containing protein, with the protein MNAFSSSNDSRPGGLPTTIPDYLEHLRRSLAGADPALVQDALYDAEEYLRSELAENPGKSEAEVIVAVAGSYGAPDEVADIYRDTEVKVQTALRAPPPKPRQSVLGQFFGVIADTRTYGALFYMLLSLATGIFYFTWVVTGLSLSAGLAVLIIGVPFVILYFGSIRLLSLVEGRIVEVMLGERMPRRPLYSSRGQPLLKRIGELFTDPRIWATQLYFLFMLPLGIAYFTIVVTGLSVSLSLIAVPVALVLGLGGNLSVDNWNLFIDGEPWMWPIAVLVGVVLLFATLHAARGIGRLHGLLAKHMLVKTAQYS; encoded by the coding sequence ATGAACGCGTTTTCCTCGAGCAACGACTCCCGTCCCGGCGGCCTGCCGACGACGATCCCCGATTACCTCGAGCACCTGCGCCGTTCGCTGGCCGGTGCCGATCCGGCCCTGGTGCAGGACGCGCTGTACGACGCCGAGGAATACCTGCGTTCCGAGCTCGCCGAGAATCCCGGCAAGAGCGAGGCGGAGGTGATCGTCGCCGTCGCCGGCAGCTACGGCGCGCCGGACGAGGTCGCGGACATCTACCGCGACACCGAAGTGAAGGTGCAGACCGCGTTGCGGGCGCCACCGCCCAAGCCCAGGCAGTCGGTGCTGGGGCAGTTCTTCGGCGTCATCGCCGACACGCGCACCTATGGCGCGTTGTTCTACATGCTGCTGTCGCTGGCCACGGGCATCTTCTATTTCACCTGGGTGGTGACCGGGCTGTCGTTGTCGGCGGGTTTGGCGGTGCTGATCATCGGCGTGCCGTTCGTGATCCTGTACTTCGGCTCGATCCGCCTCCTGTCGCTGGTGGAGGGGCGCATCGTCGAGGTGATGCTGGGCGAGCGCATGCCACGCCGTCCGCTGTACAGCAGCCGCGGGCAGCCGCTGCTCAAGCGCATCGGCGAGTTGTTCACCGACCCGCGCATCTGGGCCACGCAGCTGTACTTCCTCTTCATGCTGCCGTTGGGCATCGCGTACTTCACGATCGTCGTGACGGGACTGAGCGTGTCGCTGTCGTTGATCGCGGTGCCGGTGGCGCTGGTGCTGGGCCTGGGCGGGAACCTGTCGGTCGACAACTGGAACCTGTTCATCGATGGCGAGCCGTGGATGTGGCCGATCGCAGTCCTGGTGGGCGTGGTGCTGCTGTTCGCGACGCTGCATGCGGCGCGCGGCATCGGTCGCCTGCACGGCCTGCTCGCCAAGCACATGCTGGTGAAGACGGCGCAGTACAGCTGA
- a CDS encoding arginyltransferase, with protein sequence MGTEPQDSDDLRLFHTGEHACGYWPERMARDLVLDPRDPRLRDWYPHALGWGFRRSGDIVYRPHCAGCRACVAVRIPVDRFEPDRSQRRCLARNARVEMRVLPAQRTAEQLALYRRYLASRHAGGGMDGHGASEFDQFLIGSWSEGRFLELREPSPQGPGKLLAVAVTDCTEVSLSAVYTFYDPDEADRGLGTLAILRQLEWARRERRRHLYLGYWIEGHPKMDYKRRFRPLEAFDGRQWHDLP encoded by the coding sequence ATGGGCACCGAACCGCAGGACAGCGACGACCTGCGCCTGTTTCACACGGGCGAGCACGCCTGCGGCTACTGGCCGGAGCGCATGGCGCGCGACCTGGTGCTCGACCCGCGCGACCCGCGCCTGCGCGACTGGTACCCGCACGCGCTGGGCTGGGGCTTCCGCCGCTCCGGGGACATCGTCTACCGCCCGCATTGCGCCGGCTGCCGCGCCTGCGTGGCGGTGCGCATCCCGGTGGACCGCTTCGAGCCCGACCGCAGCCAGCGGCGCTGCCTGGCGCGCAATGCGCGCGTGGAGATGCGCGTGCTGCCCGCGCAGCGCACGGCCGAACAACTGGCGCTCTATCGCCGCTACCTCGCCTCGCGCCATGCCGGCGGCGGCATGGACGGACACGGCGCGTCGGAGTTCGACCAGTTCCTGATCGGCAGCTGGAGTGAAGGCCGCTTCCTCGAACTGCGCGAGCCTTCGCCGCAAGGTCCCGGCAAGCTGCTCGCCGTGGCCGTCACCGACTGCACGGAAGTCTCGCTGTCGGCCGTCTACACCTTCTACGACCCGGACGAAGCCGATCGCGGCCTGGGCACGCTGGCGATCCTCCGGCAGCTGGAATGGGCACGTCGCGAACGCCGCCGCCATCTGTACCTGGGCTACTGGATCGAAGGTCATCCGAAGATGGACTACAAGCGGCGCTTCCGTCCGCTGGAAGCCTTCGACGGCCGGCAATGGCACGACCTGCCCTGA
- a CDS encoding class I SAM-dependent methyltransferase, with protein MTKHYDQAYFERWYRDPSKKDHAVGSTARLARKVALAVATAEYHLERPIRTVLDIGCGEGPWRAPLLKLRPKASYLGFDSSEYAVRRFGARRNLHFARFADFAQLRPCPPVDLLVCSDVMHYLDTRELDRGLPGLAELCGGVAFLETFTAEDETDGDNVGFQPRPARFYRQRFGKAGFVPLGSHLWLSPALEDRLVALERPA; from the coding sequence ATGACCAAACACTACGACCAGGCCTACTTCGAACGCTGGTACCGCGATCCCTCGAAGAAGGACCACGCCGTCGGCAGCACCGCACGACTCGCGCGCAAGGTCGCGCTCGCCGTGGCCACCGCCGAGTACCACCTGGAACGCCCCATCCGCACCGTGCTCGACATCGGCTGCGGCGAAGGCCCCTGGCGCGCACCGCTGCTGAAGCTGCGGCCGAAAGCGTCCTACCTGGGTTTCGACAGCAGCGAATACGCGGTGCGCCGTTTCGGCGCGCGCCGCAACCTCCACTTCGCGCGCTTCGCCGACTTCGCGCAGCTGCGCCCCTGCCCGCCGGTCGACCTGCTGGTGTGCAGCGACGTCATGCACTACCTGGACACGCGCGAACTCGATCGCGGCCTGCCCGGCCTGGCCGAACTCTGCGGCGGCGTCGCCTTCCTGGAAACCTTCACGGCCGAGGACGAAACCGACGGCGACAACGTCGGCTTCCAGCCACGGCCGGCGCGCTTCTACCGCCAGCGCTTCGGCAAGGCCGGTTTCGTGCCGCTGGGCTCGCACCTGTGGCTCTCCCCGGCGCTGGAAGACCGCCTGGTCGCCCTCGAACGCCCGGCCTGA
- the tesB gene encoding acyl-CoA thioesterase II, translated as MTAHEQVVPELVELLSLERLEDNLFRGQSRDIGTKYVFGGQVLGQALSAAQATMEAPRGAHSLHAYFLRAGDIAAPIVYQIDRTRDGGSFSVRRVTAIQHGEVIFFMAASFQQDEDGAEHQLSMPEVPKPEDIDPAPAVPEHVMATLPIKVQRWLSRKGPFELRHVYPRDELNPPKRPPFQQFWFRLTERVGDAPELHRALLAYASDFHLLGTATFPHGVSYYQPNVQMASLDHALWFHRPFRADDWLLYSMDSPTVQSSRGLARGQIFDRNGHLIASTAQEGLIRVVKDAAAAAHVPARE; from the coding sequence ATGACCGCCCACGAGCAAGTCGTTCCCGAACTGGTCGAGCTGCTCTCGCTGGAACGGCTGGAGGACAACCTGTTCCGCGGCCAGAGTCGCGACATCGGCACCAAGTACGTGTTCGGTGGGCAGGTGCTCGGCCAGGCGCTGTCGGCCGCGCAGGCGACCATGGAGGCGCCGCGTGGCGCGCACTCGCTGCACGCGTACTTCCTGCGCGCCGGCGACATCGCCGCGCCGATCGTCTACCAGATCGACCGCACCCGCGACGGCGGCAGCTTCTCCGTGCGCCGCGTCACCGCGATCCAGCACGGCGAAGTGATCTTCTTCATGGCCGCCTCGTTCCAGCAGGACGAGGACGGCGCCGAGCACCAGCTCTCGATGCCCGAGGTGCCCAAGCCCGAGGACATCGATCCCGCGCCGGCGGTGCCCGAGCACGTCATGGCGACGCTGCCGATCAAGGTGCAGCGCTGGCTTTCGCGCAAGGGGCCGTTCGAGCTGCGCCACGTCTATCCGCGCGACGAGCTCAACCCGCCCAAGCGCCCGCCGTTCCAGCAGTTCTGGTTCCGCCTGACCGAACGCGTCGGCGATGCGCCGGAGTTGCATCGCGCACTGCTCGCCTATGCCTCCGACTTCCACCTGCTCGGCACCGCGACGTTCCCGCATGGCGTGAGCTATTACCAGCCCAACGTGCAGATGGCCTCGCTCGATCACGCACTGTGGTTCCACCGCCCGTTCCGCGCCGACGACTGGCTGCTCTATTCGATGGACAGCCCCACCGTGCAGAGCAGCCGGGGCCTGGCGCGCGGGCAGATCTTCGACCGCAACGGCCACCTCATCGCCAGCACCGCGCAGGAAGGACTGATCCGCGTGGTGAAGGACGCCGCTGCGGCGGCGCATGTGCCGGCGAGGGAGTGA